The Chitinophagales bacterium genome has a segment encoding these proteins:
- the rplS gene encoding 50S ribosomal protein L19, whose product MDKIKELEQTLITANQHPEFKAGDNIDVHYKIKEGNKERIQIFKGNVLQINGSGMTKTFTVRKISNGVGVERIFPINSPNIEKIEVNKVGKVRRAKIFYIRELKGKAARIKEKIVVKK is encoded by the coding sequence ATGGATAAGATAAAAGAATTAGAACAAACATTGATTACTGCAAACCAGCATCCTGAGTTTAAAGCAGGTGATAATATAGATGTACACTATAAAATTAAAGAAGGAAACAAAGAAAGAATCCAAATCTTTAAAGGTAATGTTTTACAAATCAACGGAAGTGGAATGACTAAAACATTTACGGTAAGAAAAATTTCTAATGGTGTAGGTGTAGAAAGAATTTTTCCAATCAATTCACCAAACATCGAAAAAATTGAAGTGAATAAAGTAGGTAAAGTAAGAAGAGCTAAAATTTTCTACATCAGAGAATTAAAAGGAAAAGCAGCAAGAATCAAAGAAAAAATCGTAGTAAAAAAATAA
- a CDS encoding nucleoside phosphorylase produces MKRQAIAPSELILNEDGSVYHLNLLPEDIATNIIFVGDPERVPKVSQYFDSIRLKKTKREFVIHTGRLGNTELTVMSTGMGTDNIDIVMNELDALVNIDLSTKMIKDELTKLNIIRIGTSGALQAEIPVDSFLVSEYAVGLEGLMSFYHYEENNEENSISNCIIKCLSDLKIPITTTTCSSELLNSLAKDIYKGITLTNAGFYGPQGRVLRLPTKQQNFLDELAQRSVLNDRMITNLEMETSGIYGMGKLLGHHCISFNAILANRALGEFSKDTKAPVDKLIKTILERLS; encoded by the coding sequence ATGAAAAGACAAGCTATTGCTCCTAGTGAATTAATTTTAAATGAAGATGGAAGTGTTTATCACTTGAATTTATTACCTGAAGATATTGCGACTAACATTATTTTTGTAGGCGATCCAGAACGAGTGCCTAAAGTGTCGCAGTATTTTGATAGTATTAGATTGAAGAAAACGAAGCGAGAATTTGTTATTCATACTGGAAGATTAGGCAATACGGAATTGACTGTAATGTCGACTGGAATGGGAACAGATAATATTGATATTGTGATGAATGAGTTAGATGCTTTGGTAAATATTGATTTATCTACGAAAATGATAAAAGATGAATTAACCAAATTAAATATAATTAGAATTGGCACTAGTGGTGCTTTGCAAGCAGAAATTCCTGTTGACAGTTTTTTAGTAAGTGAGTATGCTGTTGGTTTAGAAGGTTTAATGAGTTTTTATCATTATGAAGAAAACAATGAAGAAAATAGTATTAGTAATTGTATAATAAAATGTTTAAGTGATTTGAAAATTCCTATTACCACTACTACTTGTTCTAGTGAATTATTAAATAGCTTGGCTAAAGATATTTACAAAGGCATTACTTTAACTAATGCAGGATTTTATGGTCCACAAGGTAGAGTTTTGCGTTTGCCTACCAAGCAACAAAACTTTTTAGATGAGTTAGCTCAACGCTCTGTTTTGAATGATCGCATGATTACCAATTTAGAAATGGAAACGAGTGGTATTTATGGTATGGGAAAATTATTAGGTCATCATTGTATTTCGTTTAATGCTATTTTGGCCAATAGAGCATTGGGTGAGTTTAGTAAAGATACTAAAGCTCCTGTAGATAAATTGATTAAAACTATTTTAGAACGGTTATCTTGA
- a CDS encoding RecQ family ATP-dependent DNA helicase yields the protein MQTPQDILKQYWKYDAFRPLQADIIQSVLDGNDTLALLPTGGGKSICFQVPAMMKDGICIVISPLIALMKDQVHQLKQREIKAAAIYSGLSYQEIDIILNNAVFSYYKFLYVSPERLKTDIFLERFKDMPVNLIAVDEAHCISQWGYDFRPPYLEIANIREYHNSVPVLALTASATPIVQKDIQEKLHFNHNQVFKKSFLRENISFVVRHETAKLPKLLEIIEQLKGSGIIYVRNRKQTQVIADYLKKNKISADFYHAGLDTPTRDLKQNNWIANKTKVIVCTNAFGMGIDKPDVRFVIHIDIPENLEAYYQEAGRAGRDGKKSYAILLYTDDDKENLTKNIAQKFPPIEEVKQIYNAVFNHYNIALGNGKFNTKEFDIYYFSKLFNKQVAVVYNSLKILEQANYMQLNESVMIPARLKFTVDKMSLYNYQIKNPKYNEIIKALLRAYGGILEFYTNIKEKDLAVFLKTDESSIVQQLNYLNKQNIIHYLPQTDKPQITFLEERLPEQSLLFDTAYLQKRKDIATEQLNAIINYTENTAICRQKIICTYFGDEINDCGQCDVCLEKKYNAQKTEKLKEIKKNILSISTDVWININDIIPKKHFEKHDYELVIRELLDEQILIMNEKNEIKRK from the coding sequence TTGCAAACACCACAAGACATATTAAAACAATATTGGAAATATGATGCATTCAGACCATTACAAGCAGACATTATCCAGAGTGTGTTAGATGGAAACGATACCTTAGCATTATTACCAACTGGTGGAGGAAAGTCAATTTGTTTTCAAGTGCCAGCAATGATGAAAGATGGCATTTGTATAGTTATTTCGCCTTTAATTGCTTTGATGAAAGACCAAGTACATCAACTTAAACAAAGAGAAATTAAAGCAGCCGCTATTTACAGTGGATTGTCTTATCAAGAAATTGATATTATATTAAATAATGCAGTATTTAGTTATTATAAATTTTTGTATGTTTCCCCAGAGCGTTTAAAAACAGATATTTTTTTAGAACGATTTAAAGACATGCCTGTTAATTTAATTGCTGTTGATGAAGCACATTGTATTTCGCAATGGGGTTACGATTTTAGACCACCGTATTTAGAAATTGCCAATATTCGTGAATATCATAATAGCGTACCAGTATTAGCACTTACTGCAAGTGCTACACCAATAGTTCAAAAAGATATACAAGAAAAACTACATTTTAATCACAATCAAGTTTTTAAGAAATCTTTTTTAAGAGAGAACATTAGTTTTGTAGTACGACATGAAACGGCAAAGCTACCTAAGCTTTTAGAAATTATAGAACAACTTAAAGGAAGTGGCATTATTTATGTTCGCAATAGAAAACAAACTCAGGTCATAGCCGATTATCTAAAAAAAAATAAAATTAGTGCCGATTTTTATCATGCTGGATTAGATACACCGACAAGAGATTTAAAACAAAACAACTGGATTGCTAATAAAACTAAGGTAATTGTTTGTACCAATGCATTTGGAATGGGAATTGACAAACCAGATGTGCGTTTTGTAATACACATTGATATTCCAGAAAATTTAGAAGCGTATTATCAAGAAGCAGGAAGAGCAGGAAGAGATGGCAAAAAATCGTATGCTATTTTATTATATACAGATGATGATAAAGAAAATTTAACTAAAAATATAGCACAGAAATTTCCACCAATTGAAGAAGTGAAACAGATTTACAACGCAGTATTTAATCACTACAATATTGCATTAGGAAATGGAAAGTTCAACACTAAAGAATTTGATATATATTATTTTTCAAAGTTATTTAACAAGCAAGTTGCCGTAGTGTATAATAGCTTAAAAATTTTAGAGCAAGCCAATTATATGCAACTAAACGAAAGTGTAATGATTCCAGCACGACTAAAGTTTACTGTAGATAAAATGTCGTTGTACAATTACCAAATTAAAAATCCAAAGTACAATGAAATTATTAAAGCATTGCTACGAGCTTATGGTGGAATTTTAGAATTTTATACCAATATCAAAGAAAAAGATTTAGCTGTATTTTTAAAAACAGATGAATCTTCTATCGTTCAACAACTTAATTATTTGAACAAACAAAATATTATCCACTATTTGCCACAAACCGATAAACCACAAATTACTTTCTTAGAAGAACGATTGCCAGAACAGAGTTTGTTGTTTGATACAGCATATCTACAAAAAAGAAAAGATATTGCTACTGAACAATTAAATGCAATTATAAATTATACTGAAAACACAGCTATTTGTAGACAAAAAATAATATGTACTTATTTTGGTGATGAAATTAATGATTGTGGACAATGTGATGTGTGCCTTGAAAAAAAATACAATGCACAGAAAACTGAAAAGCTAAAAGAAATCAAGAAAAATATATTAAGTATTTCTACAGATGTTTGGATAAACATTAATGATATTATACCAAAAAAACATTTTGAGAAGCACGACTACGAATTGGTAATTAGAGAATTATTAGACGAACAGATTTTAATAATGAACGAAAAAAATGAAATCAAACGAAAATAA
- a CDS encoding glycosyltransferase, with amino-acid sequence MKSNENKHIIFTVSNDISFDQRMHKICSTLSSQYKVTLIGRLLPNSMPIDKRNYETKRIKLWFNNGFLFYAVLNIALFFKLLFIKADIFCACDADTLLAVLLAGKIRNKKNVFDAHEYFSESTEIVNKPFVKSVWQKLEQFAIPKVDAAYTVCDSLANIFTKKYNKKFEVIRNVPFENKNKTSINEKNKYLLYQGNLNIGRGLEEMLLAMMYINNIPLYIIGDGIMRPKLEAIIQKYQLQDKVFLLGRKTPKEIIAYTQNAFVGINLLENRGLSYYYSLSNKFFDYIQAQVPQIAIAFPEYIHYNEQYNIAVMVDNLEIHTIVDALNKLIQDEDKYIQLKLNCIEAAQALNWNKESIQLINIYNNLF; translated from the coding sequence ATGAAATCAAACGAAAATAAACATATCATTTTTACAGTAAGCAACGATATTAGTTTCGACCAACGAATGCATAAAATTTGTTCAACATTAAGTAGTCAATATAAAGTAACACTTATTGGACGATTACTACCAAACTCAATGCCTATAGACAAAAGAAACTACGAAACCAAAAGAATAAAATTGTGGTTCAACAACGGATTTTTATTTTATGCAGTACTAAACATCGCATTATTTTTTAAATTATTATTTATTAAAGCAGACATTTTTTGTGCTTGTGATGCTGATACTTTACTAGCAGTTTTATTGGCAGGAAAAATTAGAAATAAAAAAAATGTTTTTGATGCACATGAATATTTTTCAGAATCTACAGAGATTGTAAACAAACCATTTGTAAAAAGCGTATGGCAAAAACTAGAACAGTTTGCCATACCAAAAGTAGATGCAGCTTATACTGTATGCGATAGCTTAGCCAATATCTTTACCAAAAAGTACAACAAAAAATTTGAAGTCATTAGAAATGTACCTTTTGAAAACAAAAACAAAACATCTATAAATGAAAAAAATAAATATTTATTATATCAAGGAAATTTGAATATTGGAAGAGGTTTAGAAGAAATGTTATTAGCAATGATGTATATCAATAATATTCCTTTATATATTATTGGTGATGGAATTATGCGACCAAAATTAGAAGCAATCATTCAAAAATATCAACTACAAGACAAAGTTTTTTTATTAGGAAGAAAAACACCAAAAGAAATTATTGCGTATACTCAAAATGCTTTTGTAGGAATTAATTTATTAGAAAACAGAGGATTAAGTTATTATTATTCTTTATCTAATAAATTTTTTGATTATATACAAGCACAAGTTCCACAAATTGCCATTGCATTTCCTGAGTATATTCACTACAACGAACAATACAATATAGCAGTAATGGTTGATAATTTAGAAATTCATACTATTGTTGATGCCTTGAATAAATTAATACAAGATGAAGACAAATACATACAACTAAAACTTAATTGTATTGAAGCAGCACAAGCATTAAATTGGAATAAAGAATCAATTCAGTTAATTAATATTTATAATAATTTATTTTAA